CTCGCCGCGCCCAATGCCGGTTACATTGGCCTGGACAGCCGCGTCAACCACCGGGCCGACCGGGGTGACATCGAACAGAACGCATCGGACCTCGCCGCGACGGCCGACTATCCCATGCTAACGGCCCTGCTTGCGCCCCGTCCGGCCCTGCTGATGTATAACGAATATGACGATTGTTGCTTCCAGACCGCCAGGGCGCGTCCCTCGGTCTATGAACCGGTTCAGCCGCTGTACGCTTCGCTCGGAAGACCGGACGCCTTTGCATTCCATAACAACCTGGATCCGGGCACCCACAACTACGAGCGGGAACACCGGGAGCGCTTCTACGGGTTCTTGAACCGGCATTTCCTGGACGGCCGGCCTGGCGCGCTGTCCCGCGACGTAGAGATTCCCTCGGAAGACGAAGTCCGCACCGAAGAAGCACTGTGGGTCGGAACGCCGGCGGATAACGCCGATTTCGTCTCCCTGGCCCGGTCCCTGGCCCGTGGACTGAAACGCCGGAAGCCGCCGGAGGATCCCGCCGCGTTCTCCCGGTGGCAGGCGGCGGGCAGGGAACGGCTGACGTCCTTGCTGCGTTACCGGCCCCTGACCGTTGAACGCGTGACCGGTCAGGCTTCGCGCACAGGAAACGGCCGCCGGCCGGAATACGCCTGTTACCATTTGCGGGACGGATGGGAACTACCCGCCGTGACCACCGTACCCACGGGCCAAGGTACCGGAAAGAAGCGTCTGATCCTGGCGGATGAAGGGCGGCAGGGAACGGAAGCCCTGGCAGAGGAAGCCCTGCGGGACCAGGTCACGGCCACGGAGGTGGAAGTGGTCATGCAGGGCGCCTGCGGACTGGGCAAGGCGCCACATCAGTGGACGATGATGATGGCGTCGAGCGGAGGCAGGATGCTGGGTCTCCAGGTCGCCCAGCTCGCGGCGGTCATGCATCACATGAGCCGGGCCCGTCCGGACCCGGCCCGTCCGGGCGTGGCGGCCCCGCTGGGGCTTGCGGCGCAAGGTCCCGTGTCTTCGGTGATCGCCCTGATGGCAGCGTCCCTTTGCGGCCAAGCGGTCGATGAAATCATACTGCATCGCGGCCTTGCCAGCCTGCACCGGCTGATCGATGAGCCCGGACGATACGAATCTCTCTCGCCTCTCTTCTGCTTCGGACTGCTGGCCGAGTTCGATATCGAGGATCTCATCGCACTGGTCCGCCCCGCCCGGGTCGAACTCAAATCGTCCACCGAGCTGTAATGCGGCATGCAACTACATTGTGGACTGGACTACAATGCGGACCGGATAGCCTCAATGACCAGCCGGGAAGGCAACGTGCGAAGGCAGAGGGCGCCCCGGGTGACCGTCGACGTGAGGGGTTCGTGCCGGCAGGTCATGAAACAACCCCGGCACGGCAGGTAGTCCGGATGTACGACGGTGTGCAGGTTCCTGTAACCGTAGCTGTCCGGATAGGGAAAGAAGTATCCGAGGTGGCTGTCCGGACAGACACATACCGTGGGTGTTCCCATGACCGTCGAGATATGGCTCAGTCCCGAGTCCAGCCCGACAAACAGGCGTGCTTCCCGTATCAACTTCATCGCCCCGGATATATCTGTTTCGATCACGCGAACGCCTTGCGACGCAGTCCGGCTCATTTCGTCGGCCCTGCCGGGCTCGACCAACGCGACAAACTGCAATTCAGGGAATGCGCGGATCGTCTCCGCCCATAGCGCCGGCGGGTAGTCCTTCCTCCGATTGTCGCTGCGGGGTTGCCACGCCACGTACTCCCCGGGTTCGACCCCGAACCGATGGCATGCGTCGGCGCCCGATCTGACATGATCCAGATCCGGCCGCCACGCTTCCCTGCCGTCCGTTTCCACGCCACAATGCCCCAGCACGCGACGGAGGTAATGGGCGTTGTGATGCAGTAAATGACTTGGGGCGCTGTCCTCTCCGCCGCCATCACCGTCCTCGTACTTCGGCACGACCTCGTACCCGGCCGGATAGGGCCGTTCCGGCGCCAGGTCTTCGCCGAGATGGTATCCTTCGTAGACGAATTTGCGGTCCGCCCGCACCTCGGAAAGCACGGCATCCAGGGTGAAAAGCCCGCCGTAGAAGGTGTGGATGTCCGCGATGACGCACCGGAACGACCGGTTTGCGATCCCTTCGAGCGACGCGGCCGGGGCGCCTTCGGATCCGGTCGGGTGTGCGGCCGGTTCGCCTTCGGACCCGGTCAGGCGCGCGGCCGGTTCGGGGAACGGCAGGAAGGCGTCCACGTGCGGCTCGACGAGCGGCCTCACGCGCGACCTTCCCAGGAACCAGACCGGACTGGGGTGAAACCACCGCCGCATCCGCTTGAGATGCCCGGTGGCCAGGACCACGTCTCCGATCCGTCCCCATGCCACGTATAGCACGGGTCTGGGTTCCGGGTCCCGCGTTGGTGCAACCCGGACCGTCCAGTGCCTGTTTTCACGGCGCGATATCCGGTTCCGGTACGCGAAGTAGAGCCGGTACGCGATGTTGTTGATCGTTTTCCACATAACATGTCGACGGTGCACGGCGTGGTTCGCCGGCCATGGTATCGACCTCGCTGCGGACCGCTGTTTTATTGAATGATGCCCCGTCCCCTTTTGTATAGATGTACTTGACAGGATGTCCTGATATTACGTTATTTCGGCCGTCCCGGCAAGTCGACGTTGGCCGTCGGAAACGGTACATGCTTAGATATACAAAAGATATACAAGGAGCGGGCATCGATGATCAACCGCGCCAGGCACTGGGTGGGTTCGGCCGCATGCATGGTCGGCATACTGGCGGCCGCGGGCTGCAGTGAAAGCGGCAGCGCCGCCAACGAAGCGTCCGCCGTGGAGGAAACGCGGTCTGTAAACGTGGTGACCCGGGTGGTCGAGCCCCGGGAATTCATCAATCATCTCAGACTGGTGGGCGAGGTCAAGCCGGTCCGGCGCGTCGTGGTGAGTATTGAAGCAACCGGACTGGTAAGGCGCATTGAGGTCGAGAAAGGCGAGTCTGTGCGGCAGAACGCCGTGCTGGCCAGGCTTGACGACGAGCTGCTCAAGGCGGCCGCGGACGAGGCCGAAGCGGCCGTAAACGCCAGCGGCCTGACCCTGCGCAACCAGGAGCGGCTATTGGAGCAGAAAGCGCTGGCCGAGTCCGTTTACCTCGACACCAAGTACCGCCACGACATAAATCTCGCAAGGCATCAACAGGCCCAGACCTACCTCAGCAAGACCGTTATCCGGGCCCCGATCTCCGGGGTGGTGGACAGCCGCAATCTCGAGGTGGGCGAACTGGCAACGCCCGGAAGGGAGTTCATGGACCTTGTGGAGATCGACCGGGTCAAGATCGTGGCCGGTGTCCCTGAACGTCATTTGAAACACGTCACCGACGGCACGCGGGCTACCCTGACGTTTCCCGCTTATCCGGACGTTACCCTGGAAGCGGACATCTCCTATATCGGAACGACGCTGGACCCGGACAGCCGAACCGTACCCGTGGAAATCACGCTGGACAATCCGGCGCACCGGCTCAAGCCCGAAATGGCCGTCACCATCCGCGTGGTCAAAGACAACATACCGGCAGGCATCGTCATCCCCCAGGACGCCGTTATCGACACCGATCAGGGCCGGATCGTGTTTTTGGCAGACCAGAACGTCGCCCGTTCCGTACCGGTTGAACTCGGTTCGACTTCCGGCGACCAGGTGCTGGTAACGAATGGGCTTGCGACGGGCGATACCCTCATTGTCGTCGGCCACCGGAACCTGGTAAACGGTGAAACCATTCAGGTCAGAAACGAAGGGATGTAGCACGGTGACCGCGTTTGCCGAGAGCGTCCACGGGAGTATTTCCATTTGAAAGTCTCTGACCTGGCGATCAAAAACCGAATCAGCATCTTCGTCTTGACCGGGGCCGTCATACTCCTCGGCTTCATGTCCTACCTGTCCCTCCCGCGCGAATCAACCCCATCGATCACCATACCGATCGTCTTTGTCGCCACCCCTTATTTCGGTGTGGCGCCCGCGGACATCGAGAACCTCGTTACCCAGCCGATCGAGAAGCATCTCGAAGAACTGTCCAATGTGAAAGAAATCTCCTCTACCTCCAGCGAGGGGATCTCGACGGTGGTCATCGAATTCGAAACCGACGTCGACATCAACAATGCGCTCCAGAAGGTTCGTGAAGAGGTAGACCTCGCGCGGGCCGAAATCCCGGAAGACGCGGAGGAATCCACCATCCAGGAGATCAACTTCGACGACATCCCCATCCTGGTGATCAACGTTGCGGGGACCCACAGCCTTGTAACGCTGAAAGACATCGCGGAAGACCTGGAACAGCGCATCGAGCAGATCCCGGGTGTGCTGGACGTAACGGTCGCGGGAGGGCTGGAACGGGAAGTCCAGGTCAATGTCGATCCGGACCGGCTGGTGTACTACGGCCTGGAGCTTGATGATATCATCGAGACCATACGCCAGGAAAACCTGAACATGCCCGGTGGATCGATCAAAACCGGTACCCTGCGGTACGCCGTCAGAGTACCGGGCGAATTCACGACGCCGGAGGAGATCGGGACGCTGGTGGTCGAGACCCGCAACCGGCAACCCATCGCCATCACGGACGTGGCGGAGGTCCGGTTCGGATTCAAAGAAGAAACTTCCTACGCCAGGCTGGACGGCCTGCCCTGTGTTACCCTGAACGTGCAGAAACGCAGCGGTGAGAACCTGATTCAGATCGCCGACGCCGTAAAGGGACTGCTGGACGAAGAAAGGGAGCGGTTGCCGCAGACAGTAAACCTGGCGGTCCTGGCGGACCAGTCCAAGGACATCCGTTCCATGGTCAGCGACCTGGAGAACAATATCATATCGGGCCTGATCCTCGTCGTCTGCGTACTGTTCATGTTCATGGGCGTGCGCAACGCCCTTTTCGTGGCCATAGCGATTCCGCTGTCCATGCTGATCTCCTTCATCGTGCTCGATATCCTGGGCTACACACTGAATATGATCGTGCTCTTCAGCCTGATCCTGGCGCTCGGCATGCTGGTGGACAACGCCATCGTCATCGTCGAGAACATCTACCGCCACCGCGAGGAAGGCAGGCCCCTGGTCCGCGCCGCCCGCGAAGGGGTGGGCGAGGTGGCCGTGCCGGTCTGCACATCCACCCTCACCACCCTGTGCGCATTCGCCCCCATGCTGTTCTGGCCGGGCATCATCGGCGACTTCATGAGCTATCTCCCGGCCACGCTGATCATCACCCTGTCGGCCTCGCTGTTCGTCGCCCTCATCATCAATCCCACGGTCTGCTCCGTATTGCTCAACGTGAACACGGCCCGGAAGGAACAGAAGTGGCTGATAGCCCTGCGCGGGCGGTACAGCCGGTTTCTCATGTGGGCGCTGGCTCACCGGGCGCCGGTCATGTTCGTCACCTGCGGTGTGCTCTTCGGGATGATCGTGCTTTACGGGTTGATCGGCAAGGGCGTGGAGTTCTTCCCCGAGACCGAACCCAATCAGGCTTACATCGACGTCAACACGGCGATCGGCACCCAGCTGGACGTCTCCGACGGCGTGGTCCGGCAGGCGGAAGATTTCATACAGGACGTGCCCGACATGAACCAGTACGTCGCCAGCGTGGGGGCAGCCTCGGACTCCCAGAATCCCGGATCGGGCGGCGGCGGCGGGACGCCCCACAGGTCACGGATCATCGTCGACCTGCTGGAACGGCAGGACAGGGAACAGTCTTCCTTCGAAACGGTGGAAATGATCCGGCGGCGGATGGAACGTCTCATCGGCGCCGACGTGGAAATCGTAACGCCCGATGTCGGTCCGCCCACCGCGGCACCCGTCAATATCGAAATCGTGGGGGACGATTTCGCCGTGCTCGGCCGGCTGGCCGACCAGGTGATGCTGCGCATCGAGAATATCCCGGGCCTGGTGGATCTCAAGGACGACTACGATTCGGGCAAACCTGAGCTGAAAGTCGAAATCGACCGTGAACAGGCCGCCCTGCTGGAAATGAATACCGCCGAGATCGCGCGGGCGGTGCGCACCGCCATCAACGGCACGGAAGCCTCCAAGTACCGGGTCGGAGAGGAAGAATACGACATTGTGGTCCGGTTCGCCGAACCGGAGCGGGCCACGTTCGCCGACCTGGAACGCATACACATCATTCATGAAGACGAACTGGTCTCGTTGAGCACCCTGGCGCGGACCCGTGTGGACGGCGGCGTGGGGTCCATCAGGCGGAAGGACCAGGAACGCGTGCTGACCATCGAAGGCGACGTGGAAGGCCGGCTCGCCAACGACGTGCTCGCGGATGTGCAGGCCACCCTGGCGGACCTCGACCTGCCCGAGGGATACGCCCTGCGGTACGCTGGTGAGAACGTGGAACAGGACGAAGCGACCGAATTCCTGTCCAGGGCTTTTTTCATCGCCCTGATCATGATTACGCTCGTGCTCGTCACGCAGTTCAATTCCGTCACCATGCCCTTCATCATCATGATGTCCGTGGTGCTGTCGCTGATCGG
The window above is part of the Gemmatimonadota bacterium genome. Proteins encoded here:
- a CDS encoding efflux RND transporter periplasmic adaptor subunit → MINRARHWVGSAACMVGILAAAGCSESGSAANEASAVEETRSVNVVTRVVEPREFINHLRLVGEVKPVRRVVVSIEATGLVRRIEVEKGESVRQNAVLARLDDELLKAAADEAEAAVNASGLTLRNQERLLEQKALAESVYLDTKYRHDINLARHQQAQTYLSKTVIRAPISGVVDSRNLEVGELATPGREFMDLVEIDRVKIVAGVPERHLKHVTDGTRATLTFPAYPDVTLEADISYIGTTLDPDSRTVPVEITLDNPAHRLKPEMAVTIRVVKDNIPAGIVIPQDAVIDTDQGRIVFLADQNVARSVPVELGSTSGDQVLVTNGLATGDTLIVVGHRNLVNGETIQVRNEGM
- a CDS encoding efflux RND transporter permease subunit, with the protein product MKVSDLAIKNRISIFVLTGAVILLGFMSYLSLPRESTPSITIPIVFVATPYFGVAPADIENLVTQPIEKHLEELSNVKEISSTSSEGISTVVIEFETDVDINNALQKVREEVDLARAEIPEDAEESTIQEINFDDIPILVINVAGTHSLVTLKDIAEDLEQRIEQIPGVLDVTVAGGLEREVQVNVDPDRLVYYGLELDDIIETIRQENLNMPGGSIKTGTLRYAVRVPGEFTTPEEIGTLVVETRNRQPIAITDVAEVRFGFKEETSYARLDGLPCVTLNVQKRSGENLIQIADAVKGLLDEERERLPQTVNLAVLADQSKDIRSMVSDLENNIISGLILVVCVLFMFMGVRNALFVAIAIPLSMLISFIVLDILGYTLNMIVLFSLILALGMLVDNAIVIVENIYRHREEGRPLVRAAREGVGEVAVPVCTSTLTTLCAFAPMLFWPGIIGDFMSYLPATLIITLSASLFVALIINPTVCSVLLNVNTARKEQKWLIALRGRYSRFLMWALAHRAPVMFVTCGVLFGMIVLYGLIGKGVEFFPETEPNQAYIDVNTAIGTQLDVSDGVVRQAEDFIQDVPDMNQYVASVGAASDSQNPGSGGGGGTPHRSRIIVDLLERQDREQSSFETVEMIRRRMERLIGADVEIVTPDVGPPTAAPVNIEIVGDDFAVLGRLADQVMLRIENIPGLVDLKDDYDSGKPELKVEIDREQAALLEMNTAEIARAVRTAINGTEASKYRVGEEEYDIVVRFAEPERATFADLERIHIIHEDELVSLSTLARTRVDGGVGSIRRKDQERVLTIEGDVEGRLANDVLADVQATLADLDLPEGYALRYAGENVEQDEATEFLSRAFFIALIMITLVLVTQFNSVTMPFIIMMSVVLSLIGVLLGLIVTATPFGIIMTGIGVISLAGVVVNNAIVLIDYIRKLRNRGLRRREAIVQGGVTRLRPVLLTAITTILGLIPLTTGFSFNFMTLSLEIGGESSQWWGPMGVAVIFGLAIATVLTLIVVPVMYDFVSGWAERGDKAAKAEEENGRDSGVAVDQPVPAV
- a CDS encoding glycosyltransferase family 9 protein; translation: MWKTINNIAYRLYFAYRNRISRRENRHWTVRVAPTRDPEPRPVLYVAWGRIGDVVLATGHLKRMRRWFHPSPVWFLGRSRVRPLVEPHVDAFLPFPEPAARLTGSEGEPAAHPTGSEGAPAASLEGIANRSFRCVIADIHTFYGGLFTLDAVLSEVRADRKFVYEGYHLGEDLAPERPYPAGYEVVPKYEDGDGGGEDSAPSHLLHHNAHYLRRVLGHCGVETDGREAWRPDLDHVRSGADACHRFGVEPGEYVAWQPRSDNRRKDYPPALWAETIRAFPELQFVALVEPGRADEMSRTASQGVRVIETDISGAMKLIREARLFVGLDSGLSHISTVMGTPTVCVCPDSHLGYFFPYPDSYGYRNLHTVVHPDYLPCRGCFMTCRHEPLTSTVTRGALCLRTLPSRLVIEAIRSAL